The Pieris brassicae chromosome 6, ilPieBrab1.1, whole genome shotgun sequence genome window below encodes:
- the LOC123711448 gene encoding protein spindle-F isoform X2, with amino-acid sequence MESSSIVSFNNDSTYQTTLKGDYNNTSVHELALHAMRDRCLLLQRRINSLESDNIKLKLDITKVTENASYTPLREDEKCALQEKIAELNKQKSQLLHHVFMVSCENKNLWTKIATLKGPEKKEYTKQPLVRTNTYIQSNPKTAQFQEKFPEPSLEEISLKLINSFLQEKSQLVDQYEQMTQLQGMEDDCILNLDSIEFHYMEDPSTDSLKEIQTQAEKFQLLKKEVAQQEKDLKSVIARIETLLSDGYMCLACRTNKGKPIEMEDKETEVINNLVNFATQTDSILFENFSDMNSTLNKGSLESNENKQENYDKICPMCGETYKEDVGFADFQSHVESHFIGVTETDSLENVDIHNSFENVI; translated from the exons aTGGAATCGTCATCTATTGTAAGCTTTAATAATGATTCAACTTATCAGACAACCCTGAAAGGTGACTATAATAACACCAGTGTTCACGAACTAGCCCTTCATGCAATGCGAGACAGGTGCTTACTTCTCCAAAGAAGAATAAATTCATTGGAAAGTGACAATATAAAACTGAAACTTGATATAACAAAAGTCACTGAAAATGCATCATATACACCACTTAGAGAGGATGAAAAGTGTGCATTACAAGAAAAAATAGCtgaattaaacaaacaaaaatcgCAGCTATTACATCATGTATTCATGGTGTcttgtgaaaataaaaacctGTGGACTAAAATTGCTACATTGAAGGGACCTGAAAAAAAAGAATACACAAAGCAACCATTAGTTCGtactaatacatatattcaaAGCAATCCTAAAACTGCACAATTTCAAGAAAAATTTCCTGAACCAAGTTTAGAAGAAATTtcattaaagttaataaatagcttCTTACAAGAAAAGTCTCAATTGGTTGATCAGTATGAACAAATGACACAACTTCAAGGAATGGAAGATGACTGTATCCTGAATCTTGATTCTATAGAATTTCATTACATGGAAGATCCATCCACAGATTCTTTAAAAGAAATTCAGACCCAAGCTGAAAAGtttcaattgttaaaaaaagagGTTGCACAGCAAGAAAAGGACTTAAAAAGTGTAATAGCTCGAATAGAAACTTTATTAAGTG ATGGCTATATGTGTCTTGCATGTAGAACAAATAAAGGGAAACCTATTGAAATGGAAGACAAGGAAACTGAAGTCatcaataatttagttaattttgcAACACAAACTGATTCAATATTGTTTGAAAATTTTTCGGATATGAATAGTACATTGAATAAAGGAAGTTTAGAAAGCAACgaaaataaacaagaaaattatgataaaatttgTCCAATGTGTGGTGAAACTTACAAAGAAGATGTAGGCTTTGCAGACTTCCAGTCACATGTAGAGAGTCACTTTATTGGTGTTACTGAAACTGATTCATTAGAAAATGTAGATATTCATAACTCAtttgaaaatgttatttaa
- the LOC123711448 gene encoding protein spindle-F isoform X1, with amino-acid sequence MRRAISIQSSFTISNLLIILIIFSMESSSIVSFNNDSTYQTTLKGDYNNTSVHELALHAMRDRCLLLQRRINSLESDNIKLKLDITKVTENASYTPLREDEKCALQEKIAELNKQKSQLLHHVFMVSCENKNLWTKIATLKGPEKKEYTKQPLVRTNTYIQSNPKTAQFQEKFPEPSLEEISLKLINSFLQEKSQLVDQYEQMTQLQGMEDDCILNLDSIEFHYMEDPSTDSLKEIQTQAEKFQLLKKEVAQQEKDLKSVIARIETLLSDGYMCLACRTNKGKPIEMEDKETEVINNLVNFATQTDSILFENFSDMNSTLNKGSLESNENKQENYDKICPMCGETYKEDVGFADFQSHVESHFIGVTETDSLENVDIHNSFENVI; translated from the exons ATGCGACGGGCTATTAGCATTCAAAGCTCATTTACGATCAGTAACCtcttgataatattaataatttttagcaTGGAATCGTCATCTATTGTAAGCTTTAATAATGATTCAACTTATCAGACAACCCTGAAAGGTGACTATAATAACACCAGTGTTCACGAACTAGCCCTTCATGCAATGCGAGACAGGTGCTTACTTCTCCAAAGAAGAATAAATTCATTGGAAAGTGACAATATAAAACTGAAACTTGATATAACAAAAGTCACTGAAAATGCATCATATACACCACTTAGAGAGGATGAAAAGTGTGCATTACAAGAAAAAATAGCtgaattaaacaaacaaaaatcgCAGCTATTACATCATGTATTCATGGTGTcttgtgaaaataaaaacctGTGGACTAAAATTGCTACATTGAAGGGACCTGAAAAAAAAGAATACACAAAGCAACCATTAGTTCGtactaatacatatattcaaAGCAATCCTAAAACTGCACAATTTCAAGAAAAATTTCCTGAACCAAGTTTAGAAGAAATTtcattaaagttaataaatagcttCTTACAAGAAAAGTCTCAATTGGTTGATCAGTATGAACAAATGACACAACTTCAAGGAATGGAAGATGACTGTATCCTGAATCTTGATTCTATAGAATTTCATTACATGGAAGATCCATCCACAGATTCTTTAAAAGAAATTCAGACCCAAGCTGAAAAGtttcaattgttaaaaaaagagGTTGCACAGCAAGAAAAGGACTTAAAAAGTGTAATAGCTCGAATAGAAACTTTATTAAGTG ATGGCTATATGTGTCTTGCATGTAGAACAAATAAAGGGAAACCTATTGAAATGGAAGACAAGGAAACTGAAGTCatcaataatttagttaattttgcAACACAAACTGATTCAATATTGTTTGAAAATTTTTCGGATATGAATAGTACATTGAATAAAGGAAGTTTAGAAAGCAACgaaaataaacaagaaaattatgataaaatttgTCCAATGTGTGGTGAAACTTACAAAGAAGATGTAGGCTTTGCAGACTTCCAGTCACATGTAGAGAGTCACTTTATTGGTGTTACTGAAACTGATTCATTAGAAAATGTAGATATTCATAACTCAtttgaaaatgttatttaa
- the LOC123711447 gene encoding major facilitator superfamily domain-containing protein 9-like has product MTYTIPLIKFVAFLDLLAVGLIVPLIPSHVRQLGGSHIYVGILGSVYSGFQLGSGPLIGSLSDLKGCRSILIYTLIVCSGAYLCMGFTTSIAIIILLRAILGLFKQTQLLTKALVPEYEKNEKKQSAIFGKMAAISGMGMTLGPIIGGHIAEDYPENGFYYIAGVVALCFILNAVSVYMLPQTNIKMKKTSEKLTHSKQNIFQLIYNNSKESALELSKVDWSQYWEVFVFKALLGFAMGVYYSNYALYLKTQYELSPKHIGYVISFQGIIGAVSSFLMGYINSYYPNDKDFSHRNYHVFLLLSISIFGLCMSSNIMFYSVWLIPMSIGNAVGRLVTLEMILRKSDKEHKGTLIGASNSVASLSGVLSPMAAGLIGQYLGVKYVIYASLCSNVIALILSNRYKTRHIKVD; this is encoded by the exons ATGACTTACACCATTCCTCTTATAAAATTTGTCGCATTTttg GATTTGCTTGCAGTTGGACTAATTGTGCCTTTAATTCCTAGTCATGTGCGACAACTGGGTGGAAGTCACATTTATGTAGGCATTTTGGGCTCAGTTTATTCTGGATTCCAGTTAGGGTCTGGTCCATTAATT GGCAGTTTAAGTGACTTGAAAGGCTGTAGAagtatacttatttatactttaatagtATGTTCAGGTGCATACTTATGTATGGGATTCACAACCTCAATAGCAATAATTATTCTGTTGCGAGCTATTTTAG gGCTATTTAAACAAACACAGTTGTTGACAAAAGCTTTAGTTCCTGAATATGAAAAGAATGAGAAAAAACAATCAGCTATCTTTGGCAAAATGGCTGCTATATCTGGAATGGGTATGACACTGGGCCCAATAATTGGAGGCCATATTGCTGAAGACTACCCAGAAAATGGATTTTATTACATAGCTGGAGTGGTTGCTTTGTGCTTTATCCTTAATGCAG TTAGTGTGTATATGCTGCCACAAACAAATATCAAGATGAAAAAGACATCAGAAAAACTGACACATTCCAAACAAAATATCttccaattaatatataataacagtaaGGAGTCTGCTTTAGAATTATCTAAAGTGGACTGGTCACAATACTGGGAGGTGTTTGTGTTTAAGGCTTTATTAGGTTTTGCTATGGGTGTATACTATTCCAATTatgctttatatttaaaaactcaatATGAATTATCACCCAAGCATATTGGTTATGTAATATCATTCCAAGGCATAATAGGTGCTGTTTCTAGCTTCTTAATGggttatattaatagttattaCCCTAATGATAAGGATTTTAGCCATAGAAATTATCatgtatttttactattatctatttctatcTTTGGACTTTGTATGTCTTCAAATATTATGTTCTATTCAGTATGGCTAATACCTATGTCGATAGGAAATGCTGTTGGTAGATTAGTAACTCTAGAAATGATATTGAGGAAAAGTGATAAAGAGCATAAAGGTACATTGATTGGTGCTTCTAATAGTGTAGCTTCTTTATCTGGTGTTTTGTCACCTATGGCTGCAGGACTTATAGGTCAGTATTTAGGtgttaaatatgttatttatgcaTCATTATGCTCAAACGTTATTGCACTGATATTAAGCAATAGATACAAAACTAGACACATTAAAGttgattaa
- the LOC123711451 gene encoding protein PET100 homolog, mitochondrial gives MGNWKLEVARMAMYTTFPVALFFYFNQPTYFEEWVTNTKRQILPPENVKDKEAFHQLIRDMRKKQMQSLDD, from the coding sequence ATGGGTAATTGGAAGCTGGAAGTAGCTAGGATGGCTATGTATACTACTTTCCCGGTGGCattgtttttctattttaatcaGCCAACATATTTTGAAGAGTGGGTTACAAACACTAAACGGCAAATACTTCCACCAGAAAATGTTAAGGACAAAGAAGCTTTCCACCAACTTATAAGAGACATGCGGAAAAAGCAAATGCAATCCCTGGATGATTAA
- the LOC123711365 gene encoding tRNA-specific adenosine deaminase 1 has product MNRYKQCFVDKIVEDCIQLFTSISKTGKPLENEWTVLSCIIQYDAVSALHKVVALGTGSKCIGASKMSHLGNILNDSHAEVISRRGFLLYLYKNIQLCLENKDSIFEIVESQCKLKENIEFMFYSSQLPCGDASIIRKDDIENIGDIVLCSKRYAQDDVSNIQVKKPKSDVFRTGAKCLENSKQDPKLPGIEYHLLGQVRTKPGRGDRTLSLSCSDKIARWIHLGIQGSLISLLIPEPIYIKHLIFGGGIPYSEDSLKRALFTRDTYMEAKLGLSHHIYQSTITLPWIKTDKRIKPAPSSIIWVNINNGLSEVVVQGKKLGVTKKKETCPNNYLCISKYNLYKAFIEILDSNNKWYKICENEDIKNIAYNDMKRRSTKYITKWLEIKQTFFKRWTTKPDIFNFKIK; this is encoded by the exons atgaatcgttataaacaatgttttgttGATAAAATCGTTGAAGATtgcatacaattatttactagTATATCAAAAACGGGTAAACCACTTGAAAACGAATGGACAGTTCTGAGTTGTATAATCCAATATGATGCTGTGAGCGCTTTACATAAAGTAGTGGCTTTAGGCACAGGATCCAAATGTATTGGAGCTTCAAAAATGTCTCATTTGGGCAACATACTAAATGATAGCCATGCTGAAGTAATATCACGTCGtggttttcttttgtatttatataaaaatattcagttgTGTTTGGAAAACAAAGATTCTATATTTGAAATAGTTGAATCCCAgtgtaaattaaaagaaaatattgaatttatgtTCTATTCATCTCAGTTGCCATGTGGAGATGCATCCATTATTCGTAAGGATGATATTGAAAACATTGGAGATATAGTATTATGCTCAAAGAGGTATGCTCAAGATGATGTAAGCAATATTCAAGTTAAGAAACCAAAAAGTGATGTCTTTAGAACAGGGGCGAAGTGTTTGGAGAACTCAAAACAAGATCCTAAATTACCTGGCATAGAATATCATTTATTGGGACAAGTAAGGACTAAACCAGGCCGGGGAGATAGGACTCTGTCCTTATCGTGTAGTGATAAAATAGCCCGATGGATACACTTAGGTATTCAAGGAAGCCTAATATCACTGCTTATACCTGAaccaatttacataaaacatttaatatttggtGGTGGTATTCCATATTCAGAAGACAGTTTAAAGAGAGCCCTGTTTACAAGAGATACATATATGGAAGCAAAATTAGGTTTAAGTCATCATATTTATCAAAGTACAATTACATTACCTTGGATCAAAACTGATAAAAGAATTAAACCAGCTCCTAGTAGTATTATTTGGGTGAATATCAATAATGG ATTATCTGAGGTTGTTGTTCAAGGAAAAAAGCTAGGTGTTACAAAAAAGAAAGAGACTTGTccaaataactatttatgtatatcaaaatataatctatataaagcCTTCATAGAAATATTGGATAGCAATAATAAGTGGTACAAAATATGTGAAAATGAGGATATAAAAAACATAGCTTACAATGATATGAAGAGAAGgtcaacaaaatatattactaaatgGTTAGAAATTAagcaaactttttttaaaagatggACTACAAAACcagacatttttaattttaaaataaaataa